Proteins from a single region of Stigmatella erecta:
- a CDS encoding FUSC family protein, producing the protein MRALHPSSWWDCFLASDPDLSRLKMGLRALLGLGLTLAALAGLSPLAHQPMSLGMVGMMVGMMTSVSVQDPLPRQERLTLLCVPGVAAVAVCLGAFCAPNLVVSSLVFLGVIFLAVAARRFGPRGTALGTIAFMTFFFSLFVHASPAQLPWMLASVGIGSMVAYGVRAWVVPERAFASLRRTLRVYRRSIRLLLAELAQVLQAPGGRFPEKQIRRAFRRVNEGAMEIEQHLERVPQEHLPPGLSKEEVRGHLLEMELCAERLASAVYQGLHQNSLAPAERQELRARMTALWHERRGPRPFPAGTGAEPLPFQEPSACAAKIQRALGKLREVLALPLLPPPGTSRLPAIAAVEPPPEAAAPPAQPPALHAATRQAIQATVAGGLAMIAGHALSSTRWYWAVVASFVVFNRASTRGDILLRAWHRALGTVVGVLAGLLLATVVSGHRDLEIALLFACAFLGFYLLRLSYAWMVFWFTTLLVLLYSLTGRYSPDLLYLRLWETLAGAGIGAVVAGVLLPSRTRVRVWQNAAEVLRGVASSLDVVAVPPGPANGRILVERVRRIDSKLREVRESARPLIDRVFFVGQDTRRLVHALASIAFFVRHLEPPGASPSGEEDALRKAAARLAEKARLLASTLEDGGLALPPGLDDSPLAPLEGEARNLPPLELLLRRIDAALMELHDLVRGLPGHPGPRPAPIPSVPSR; encoded by the coding sequence ATGCGAGCCCTTCATCCTTCATCTTGGTGGGATTGTTTCCTCGCGTCGGACCCGGACCTCAGCCGCCTGAAGATGGGGCTGCGCGCCCTGCTGGGGCTGGGGCTGACCCTGGCGGCCCTTGCCGGGCTGAGCCCGCTCGCGCATCAACCCATGTCCCTGGGGATGGTGGGGATGATGGTGGGGATGATGACCTCGGTCTCCGTGCAGGACCCACTTCCCCGGCAGGAGCGGCTCACCCTTCTGTGTGTGCCTGGAGTCGCGGCCGTGGCCGTGTGCCTGGGCGCCTTCTGCGCGCCGAACCTGGTGGTGAGCTCCCTCGTCTTCCTGGGGGTGATCTTCCTGGCCGTCGCGGCCCGGCGCTTCGGCCCGCGCGGAACGGCGCTGGGAACGATCGCCTTCATGACCTTCTTCTTCTCCCTCTTCGTGCATGCCAGTCCGGCCCAGCTTCCCTGGATGCTGGCCAGCGTCGGGATTGGCAGCATGGTGGCCTATGGCGTGCGGGCCTGGGTGGTGCCCGAAAGGGCCTTCGCCTCGCTGCGCAGGACCCTCCGCGTCTACCGGCGCAGCATCCGCCTGCTGCTGGCCGAGCTGGCGCAGGTGCTGCAAGCACCCGGCGGACGGTTCCCGGAGAAGCAGATCCGCCGGGCCTTCCGCCGGGTGAACGAAGGGGCGATGGAGATCGAGCAACACCTCGAACGCGTACCTCAGGAGCACCTGCCGCCGGGACTCTCCAAGGAGGAGGTCCGCGGGCACCTGCTGGAGATGGAGCTGTGCGCGGAGCGGCTCGCGTCAGCGGTCTACCAGGGGCTCCACCAGAACAGCCTGGCCCCCGCCGAGCGCCAGGAGCTGCGCGCCAGGATGACCGCCCTCTGGCATGAGCGCCGCGGCCCCCGGCCCTTCCCCGCCGGAACCGGGGCCGAGCCCCTTCCCTTCCAGGAGCCCTCTGCCTGCGCGGCGAAGATCCAGCGCGCGCTGGGCAAGCTGCGCGAGGTGCTGGCCCTTCCCCTGCTGCCGCCCCCCGGCACGTCGCGCCTCCCCGCCATCGCCGCCGTGGAGCCGCCTCCGGAAGCGGCGGCCCCCCCGGCCCAACCCCCGGCGCTTCATGCCGCCACCCGCCAGGCCATCCAGGCCACGGTGGCGGGAGGCCTGGCCATGATCGCGGGCCATGCCCTGTCGAGCACCCGCTGGTACTGGGCCGTGGTGGCCTCGTTCGTGGTCTTCAACCGCGCGTCCACACGGGGAGACATCCTCCTCCGGGCCTGGCACCGGGCCCTGGGGACCGTGGTGGGCGTGCTGGCCGGACTGCTGCTCGCCACGGTGGTGAGCGGCCACCGGGATCTCGAGATCGCGCTGCTCTTCGCCTGTGCGTTCCTCGGCTTCTACCTGCTGCGGCTCTCGTATGCGTGGATGGTCTTCTGGTTCACCACGCTCCTGGTGTTGCTCTACAGCCTGACAGGGCGTTACTCGCCGGACCTGCTGTACCTGCGGCTGTGGGAGACGCTGGCCGGGGCAGGCATCGGGGCCGTGGTGGCGGGGGTGCTCCTGCCCTCGCGCACGAGGGTTCGCGTCTGGCAGAACGCCGCGGAAGTCCTGCGCGGCGTCGCCTCCTCCCTCGATGTGGTCGCGGTACCCCCGGGCCCCGCGAATGGCCGCATCCTCGTGGAGCGGGTGCGGCGGATTGACTCCAAGCTGCGAGAGGTTCGCGAGTCCGCGCGGCCCCTCATCGACCGGGTGTTCTTCGTGGGGCAGGACACACGCCGCCTCGTGCATGCGCTCGCCTCGATTGCCTTCTTCGTCCGGCACCTGGAACCGCCCGGCGCGTCCCCCTCCGGCGAAGAGGACGCCCTGCGGAAGGCGGCGGCCAGGCTGGCGGAGAAGGCGCGCCTGCTGGCCTCGACCCTGGAGGACGGTGGCCTGGCGCTGCCACCGGGGCTGGACGACTCACCGTTGGCGCCGCTGGAGGGCGAAGCCAGGAACCTACCGCCCCTGGAGCTCCTGCTGCGGCGCATCGATGCCGCCCTCATGGAGCTCCATGACCTGGTGCGAGGGCTCCCCGGCCATCCGGGGCCCCGCCCCGCCCCGATCCCTTCCGTCCCATCGCGGTGA
- a CDS encoding amidase family protein, with translation MSGPVLDEATIDSVHEGYRNGSLSCSRLVEFYLQRVKRFDLRTGGRPPLNSIVSIAPDVREQAARCDRELAVVGVSKPLQGIPVWVKDNISVAGLAASAGLLDFTDAVAREDAALVANLRRAGAVIMGTASMTGLGIGTDAWGSRFGRAGNVYDTREEPGGSSHGPAIATSANFGMVAAGVDDCCSIILPAALNGAVGLRPTVGRVPREGVVVACTDTSPGPIARTVADLGRVLEAMGAGPPETSQRVAGRRIGVLVRAGSAAFSAPEDMRVPFEQALRDLQSLGATVVPDVHLKGVRMSRLSSLAYHNALVEHLKARSAPPTTMRELFKLGLLAPGALHDIGKAPVVALWPNVRLPDVFAPWYRRIIRDNQRALGHELDQQGLDALVFLSLPAHGTLATVTQAPQLTVPAGTFRGAGTGTELPVGLSFLGRPWDEATLLGLAGAYESRTRHRRSPRFQEEPSADERLDVAQFNAVKLAVAHRVRDTMRLRSRTDAPLSPEEFTTTVDGVKKELGFRD, from the coding sequence ATGAGCGGGCCAGTCCTCGACGAAGCGACCATCGACAGCGTTCACGAGGGGTACCGCAACGGCTCCCTCTCGTGTTCACGGCTGGTCGAGTTCTATCTCCAGCGCGTCAAGCGGTTCGACCTTCGCACGGGGGGACGGCCTCCGCTCAACAGCATCGTCTCGATCGCACCGGACGTCCGGGAGCAAGCGGCGCGTTGCGATCGCGAGCTGGCGGTCGTGGGCGTCTCGAAGCCGCTGCAGGGCATCCCCGTCTGGGTCAAGGACAACATCTCGGTCGCCGGGCTCGCGGCCTCCGCGGGGTTGCTCGACTTCACCGACGCCGTGGCGCGGGAGGACGCCGCCCTCGTGGCGAACCTGCGCCGGGCCGGGGCCGTCATCATGGGCACGGCCTCCATGACCGGGCTGGGGATCGGGACCGACGCCTGGGGCAGCCGGTTTGGACGGGCCGGCAATGTGTATGACACGCGGGAGGAGCCGGGCGGGTCGAGCCATGGCCCCGCGATCGCCACCTCGGCGAACTTCGGCATGGTGGCCGCCGGCGTCGATGACTGCTGCTCCATCATCCTGCCGGCCGCCCTCAATGGGGCCGTGGGACTTCGGCCGACGGTGGGCCGTGTCCCTCGCGAGGGTGTCGTCGTCGCGTGCACGGATACGTCTCCCGGGCCCATCGCCCGGACGGTCGCGGATCTCGGCCGGGTGCTGGAGGCCATGGGGGCTGGGCCCCCGGAGACCTCCCAGCGCGTCGCAGGACGGCGAATCGGAGTCCTGGTCCGGGCTGGCAGCGCGGCCTTCTCGGCGCCGGAGGACATGCGGGTGCCGTTCGAGCAGGCGCTGAGGGATCTCCAGAGCCTGGGCGCGACGGTTGTTCCGGACGTCCACCTGAAAGGGGTGCGGATGAGCCGACTCTCGTCGCTCGCCTATCACAACGCGCTCGTGGAGCACCTCAAGGCGCGCAGCGCCCCGCCGACCACCATGCGGGAGCTGTTCAAGCTGGGCCTGCTCGCGCCGGGGGCCCTTCACGACATTGGCAAGGCCCCGGTCGTGGCGCTCTGGCCGAATGTGCGCCTGCCGGATGTCTTCGCCCCGTGGTACCGCCGGATCATCCGCGACAACCAGCGCGCCCTGGGCCACGAGCTGGACCAGCAAGGGCTCGACGCGCTCGTCTTTCTCTCGCTGCCCGCGCACGGCACGCTGGCGACGGTGACGCAAGCCCCGCAGCTCACGGTCCCGGCCGGGACGTTCCGCGGGGCAGGGACGGGGACGGAGCTGCCCGTGGGCCTCTCGTTCCTGGGCCGGCCGTGGGACGAGGCCACCTTGCTCGGGCTCGCGGGGGCCTATGAGTCGCGGACCCGGCACCGGCGCTCACCGCGATTCCAGGAGGAGCCCTCCGCGGACGAGCGGCTCGACGTCGCGCAGTTCAACGCCGTCAAGCTGGCGGTCGCGCACCGGGTGCGGGACACCATGCGGCTGCGGTCGCGGACCGATGCGCCGCTCTCGCCGGAGGAGTTCACCACGACCGTGGACGGGGTGAAGAAGGAGCTGGGCTTCCGCGACTGA
- a CDS encoding MFS transporter: MNAFLTVWLGQLVSKFGSQLAGFALSIWVFESTGSTSAFALVSLAAVLPAFLAAPVAGLVADRFSHRWVMFWSDVVGLLCALGAMWLFFMQRAELWAIVVLVVLNCAADTFRTPAWMAATTLMVPKEHIGRASGMVQASQALTQLVAPLAAGLLMSVMSMHGVLLIDLASFSIALVTLLLVRFAKHVPQKRAEGASWQDEILEGWSFIRSRAGLLGLMVFSFLLNLTAGMAQVALSPLVLSISTAAVLGSVRSIGGVGMVVGSILMGAWGGPVRKVYGVFAFTALFGVSLAGFGVIPVGMLTSIACFGTFLCVPVILGCKQVILQRKVVPELQGRVFALDGMVGRAASVISFAIAGPLVDKVLEPLMSPAGALAGSLGQVFGVGPGRGIALMFVGLGGLIVALAAVGWLTPSLRRVEEELPDVIPEPPAALAAVPHAGA, from the coding sequence TTGAACGCCTTTCTCACGGTTTGGCTCGGGCAGCTCGTCTCGAAGTTTGGCTCCCAGCTCGCTGGGTTCGCGCTCAGCATCTGGGTCTTCGAGAGCACGGGGTCGACCTCGGCCTTCGCCCTGGTCTCCTTGGCGGCCGTGCTGCCGGCGTTTCTGGCCGCGCCCGTGGCGGGGCTCGTCGCCGATCGCTTCAGTCACCGGTGGGTGATGTTCTGGAGCGACGTGGTGGGCTTGTTGTGCGCGCTGGGCGCCATGTGGCTGTTCTTCATGCAGCGCGCCGAGCTGTGGGCCATCGTCGTCCTCGTGGTGCTCAACTGCGCCGCGGACACGTTCCGCACCCCGGCCTGGATGGCCGCCACCACCCTGATGGTGCCCAAGGAGCACATCGGCCGTGCGAGCGGCATGGTTCAGGCATCCCAGGCGCTCACGCAGCTCGTGGCGCCGCTCGCGGCGGGACTCTTGATGTCCGTCATGAGCATGCACGGGGTGCTCCTGATCGATCTCGCCTCCTTCTCCATTGCCCTGGTCACCTTGCTCCTCGTCCGGTTCGCGAAGCACGTTCCCCAGAAGCGCGCCGAGGGGGCCTCCTGGCAGGATGAGATCCTCGAAGGGTGGAGCTTCATCCGGAGCCGGGCGGGCTTGCTGGGCCTCATGGTCTTCAGCTTCCTGCTGAACCTGACGGCCGGCATGGCCCAGGTGGCGCTCTCGCCGCTGGTGCTGTCCATCAGCACGGCCGCGGTCCTGGGAAGCGTCCGGTCCATTGGAGGCGTGGGAATGGTGGTGGGCAGCATCCTCATGGGGGCCTGGGGCGGGCCCGTCCGCAAGGTGTACGGCGTCTTCGCCTTCACCGCCCTGTTCGGGGTCAGCCTGGCCGGTTTCGGGGTGATTCCGGTGGGCATGCTGACCTCCATCGCGTGCTTCGGCACGTTCCTGTGTGTCCCTGTCATCCTCGGGTGCAAGCAGGTCATCCTGCAGCGCAAGGTGGTGCCCGAGCTGCAGGGGCGGGTCTTCGCGCTGGACGGAATGGTGGGCAGGGCCGCTTCGGTCATCTCCTTCGCCATCGCGGGGCCCCTGGTCGACAAGGTGCTGGAGCCGCTCATGTCCCCGGCCGGGGCGCTGGCCGGAAGCCTGGGGCAGGTGTTCGGGGTAGGGCCCGGGCGCGGCATCGCCCTCATGTTCGTGGGCCTGGGCGGACTCATCGTGGCGCTGGCGGCCGTGGGCTGGCTCACGCCCTCGCTCCGGCGGGTCGAGGAGGAGCTGCCGGATGTCATTCCGGAGCCCCCCGCGGCGCTGGCGGCGGTGCCTCATGCCGGTGCGTAG